In a single window of the Elaeis guineensis isolate ETL-2024a chromosome 4, EG11, whole genome shotgun sequence genome:
- the LOC105044214 gene encoding uncharacterized protein isoform X3: MENMQYAEELLREFLIFRGFTNTLQAFERELSTDIGRSFQVDKVLDLIFSVYIPKYQADKLISLLNFFKQCFSSPSEVLLISTLSKLEVSILRYYIVHALQSGRQDKVVEFFGANGNYLLQKREDWMPWFAIPYVKNPNLDPQFHVYFSKEWFDALLLSFRNFLSEIFNGTRIPALLKISTEKNTVKHLKNDIKQLNHKLSQLQALLETKEAEIFRLRNMSPAAQDSSMLQDTSSISDLSSENSSKDNGGNPRIKDFSEANTTVPSHLGERILGPNDVDSSGSSNVPQESKSELVSSSLGQPPFGNDEARDDLQISQAVAADSKRDMLREDEFPEIKVDFQETFLGHTSPISRCRFSASGTNIASASMDGTVRIWTYDSSTPTSRNATIYCGAEIMSLDWECRSDRLLLVGTADGGIKAWNVDAKRVVCDLSTTTEFPSVLDLKCSPVEPIFVSAAASRRHGSNKLDKVGFASLTVWNMKMWKAMTVLPLGEDPPAITSLCFNHNGKILAASAIDGMIHMFDMSAGLQITGWPAHDSAVSSVLFGPDETSIFSLGSDGKIFEWSLQNQGQVLWSRDCSRFCYPESLKICRHEIALDANGRRLLVTSGSVRSPIYQVQGHMSGLRTLPHTAAVTSVDWHPTLPIFITGSADHSVRVTSIL; encoded by the exons ATGGAGAACATGCAGTATGCTGAAGAACTTCTGAGGGAGTTTCTTATCTTCAGAGGTTTTACAAATACACTACAAGCTTTTGAAAGAGAGTTGTCTACTGATATTGGTAGAAGCTTTCAAGTTGACAAAGTCTTGGATTTAATCTTCTCAGTGTATATACCGAAATATCAAGCAGACAAATTAATTAGTCTGCTTAATTTCTTTAAGCAATGTTTCTCTTCACCTTCGGAGGTGCTTCTTATTTCTACATTGTCAAAACTGGAAGTGTCAATTTTACGATACTATATTGTTCATGCTTTACAATCTGGAAGGCAAGACAAAGTAGTTGAATTCTTTGGGGCAAATGGCAATTATTTGTTGCAAAAGCGTGAAGACTGGATGCCATGGTTTG CTATTCCATATGTTAAGAACCCAAACTTGGATCCTCAGTTCCATGTATACTTTTCAAAGGAATGGTTCGATGCCTTGCTTCTCTCGTTCCGGAACTTTTTAAGTGAGATCTTCAATGGTACTC GCATCCCTGCTTTGTTAAAGATCAGCACAGAGAAGAATACTGTCAAACACCTTAAAAATGACATAAAGCAACTTAATCATAAGCTGTCACAACTCCAGGCACTGTTAGAGACCAAAGAGGCTGAGATATTCCGCCTGAGAAA CATGTCACCAGCAGCACAGGATTCTTCCATGCTTCAAGATACCAGCTCAATAAGTGATCTGTCTAGTGAGAATTCATCAAAGGATAATGGTGGAAATCCTCGAATAAAGGATTTCAGTGAGGCCAACACCACTGTTCCCTCTCATCTAGGAGAAAGGATATTAGGACCAAATGATGTGGATTCTTCAGGTTCCTCTAATGTTCCGCAGGAATCGAAGTCTGAACTTGTTTCAAGTTCCCTAGGTCAACCACCATTTGGAAATGATGAAGCCAGGGATGATCTTCAGATATCACAGGCAG TTGCTGCAGATAGCAAACGAGACATGCTGAGAGAAGATGAGTTTCCTGAAATTAAAGTGGATTTTCAG GAAACATTCTTAGGGCATACTAGTCCAATTTCTAGGTGTAGATTTTCTGCTTCTGGAACCAATATTGCAAGTGCTTCTATGGATGGCACTGTCAG GATCTGGACATATGACTCATCAACCCCGACATCCAGAAATGCTACTATATATTGTGGGGCCGAAATTATGTCACTTGATTGGGAATGCAGATCTGACCGTTTG CTGCTCGTAGGAACAGCTGATGGTGGCATCAAAGCTTGGAATGTTGATGCAAAAAGAGTTGTCTGTGATCTCAGCACTACAACAGAGTTTCCAAG TGTCTTGGATTTAAAGTGCAGCCCTGTGGAACCAATTTTTGTCTCTGCAGCTGCATCAAGACG GCATGGCTCTAATAAACTTGACAAAGTGGGATTCGCTTCTTTGACTGTATGGAATATGAAAATGTGGAAGGCCATG ACAGTCCTTCCTCTTGGTGAAGATCCACCAGCAATTACTTCACTCTGCTTCAATCATAATGGAAAAATTTTAGCGGCCTCTGCAATAGATGGAATGATTCACATGTTTG ACATGTCTGCTGGCCTACAAATCACAGGATGGCCTGCCCATGATTCAGCTGTGAGCTCAGTGCTATTTGGACCCGATGAGACAAGCATCTTCAGTTTAGGCTCTGATGGAAAG ATATTTGAATGGAGCTTGCAGAATCAAGGTCAGGTTCTTTGGTCGAGAGACTGCAGTAG GTTTTGCTATCCAGAGAGCTTGAAAATATGTAGGCATGAGATAGCTCTGGATGCTAATGGCAGGAGGTTGTTGGTGACATCGGGTTCGGTTAGATCCCCTATATACCAG GTGCAAGGCCATATGAGCGGTCTACGGACACTTCCTCATACTGCCGCTGTAACAAGTGTGGATTGGCACCCAACACTTCCCATCTTTATCACTGGCTCTGCTGACCACTCGGTTCGAGTCACATCCATTCTTTGA
- the LOC105044214 gene encoding uncharacterized protein isoform X2: protein MENMQYAEELLREFLIFRGFTNTLQAFERELSTDIGRSFQVDKVLDLIFSVYIPKYQADKLISLLNFFKQCFSSPSEVLLISTLSKLEVSILRYYIVHALQSGRQDKVVEFFGANGNYLLQKREDWMPWFGGSQFSFSFFLLSLSSSLLLSLRSCLAAIPYVKNPNLDPQFHVYFSKEWFDALLLSFRNFLSEIFNGTRIPALLKISTEKNTVKHLKNDIKQLNHKLSQLQALLETKEAEIFRLRNMSPAAQDSSMLQDTSSISDLSSENSSKDNGGNPRIKDFSEANTTVPSHLGERILGPNDVDSSGSSNVPQESKSELVSSSLGQPPFGNDEARDDLQISQADSKRDMLREDEFPEIKVDFQETFLGHTSPISRCRFSASGTNIASASMDGTVRIWTYDSSTPTSRNATIYCGAEIMSLDWECRSDRLLLVGTADGGIKAWNVDAKRVVCDLSTTTEFPSVLDLKCSPVEPIFVSAAASRRHGSNKLDKVGFASLTVWNMKMWKAMTVLPLGEDPPAITSLCFNHNGKILAASAIDGMIHMFDMSAGLQITGWPAHDSAVSSVLFGPDETSIFSLGSDGKIFEWSLQNQGQVLWSRDCSRFCYPESLKICRHEIALDANGRRLLVTSGSVRSPIYQVQGHMSGLRTLPHTAAVTSVDWHPTLPIFITGSADHSVRVTSIL from the exons ATGGAGAACATGCAGTATGCTGAAGAACTTCTGAGGGAGTTTCTTATCTTCAGAGGTTTTACAAATACACTACAAGCTTTTGAAAGAGAGTTGTCTACTGATATTGGTAGAAGCTTTCAAGTTGACAAAGTCTTGGATTTAATCTTCTCAGTGTATATACCGAAATATCAAGCAGACAAATTAATTAGTCTGCTTAATTTCTTTAAGCAATGTTTCTCTTCACCTTCGGAGGTGCTTCTTATTTCTACATTGTCAAAACTGGAAGTGTCAATTTTACGATACTATATTGTTCATGCTTTACAATCTGGAAGGCAAGACAAAGTAGTTGAATTCTTTGGGGCAAATGGCAATTATTTGTTGCAAAAGCGTGAAGACTGGATGCCATGGTTTGGTGGGTCAcagttttccttttcttttttcctcctctcTTTATCAAGCTCTCTATTATTATCCTTAAGATCATGCCTTGCAGCTATTCCATATGTTAAGAACCCAAACTTGGATCCTCAGTTCCATGTATACTTTTCAAAGGAATGGTTCGATGCCTTGCTTCTCTCGTTCCGGAACTTTTTAAGTGAGATCTTCAATGGTACTC GCATCCCTGCTTTGTTAAAGATCAGCACAGAGAAGAATACTGTCAAACACCTTAAAAATGACATAAAGCAACTTAATCATAAGCTGTCACAACTCCAGGCACTGTTAGAGACCAAAGAGGCTGAGATATTCCGCCTGAGAAA CATGTCACCAGCAGCACAGGATTCTTCCATGCTTCAAGATACCAGCTCAATAAGTGATCTGTCTAGTGAGAATTCATCAAAGGATAATGGTGGAAATCCTCGAATAAAGGATTTCAGTGAGGCCAACACCACTGTTCCCTCTCATCTAGGAGAAAGGATATTAGGACCAAATGATGTGGATTCTTCAGGTTCCTCTAATGTTCCGCAGGAATCGAAGTCTGAACTTGTTTCAAGTTCCCTAGGTCAACCACCATTTGGAAATGATGAAGCCAGGGATGATCTTCAGATATCACAGGCAG ATAGCAAACGAGACATGCTGAGAGAAGATGAGTTTCCTGAAATTAAAGTGGATTTTCAG GAAACATTCTTAGGGCATACTAGTCCAATTTCTAGGTGTAGATTTTCTGCTTCTGGAACCAATATTGCAAGTGCTTCTATGGATGGCACTGTCAG GATCTGGACATATGACTCATCAACCCCGACATCCAGAAATGCTACTATATATTGTGGGGCCGAAATTATGTCACTTGATTGGGAATGCAGATCTGACCGTTTG CTGCTCGTAGGAACAGCTGATGGTGGCATCAAAGCTTGGAATGTTGATGCAAAAAGAGTTGTCTGTGATCTCAGCACTACAACAGAGTTTCCAAG TGTCTTGGATTTAAAGTGCAGCCCTGTGGAACCAATTTTTGTCTCTGCAGCTGCATCAAGACG GCATGGCTCTAATAAACTTGACAAAGTGGGATTCGCTTCTTTGACTGTATGGAATATGAAAATGTGGAAGGCCATG ACAGTCCTTCCTCTTGGTGAAGATCCACCAGCAATTACTTCACTCTGCTTCAATCATAATGGAAAAATTTTAGCGGCCTCTGCAATAGATGGAATGATTCACATGTTTG ACATGTCTGCTGGCCTACAAATCACAGGATGGCCTGCCCATGATTCAGCTGTGAGCTCAGTGCTATTTGGACCCGATGAGACAAGCATCTTCAGTTTAGGCTCTGATGGAAAG ATATTTGAATGGAGCTTGCAGAATCAAGGTCAGGTTCTTTGGTCGAGAGACTGCAGTAG GTTTTGCTATCCAGAGAGCTTGAAAATATGTAGGCATGAGATAGCTCTGGATGCTAATGGCAGGAGGTTGTTGGTGACATCGGGTTCGGTTAGATCCCCTATATACCAG GTGCAAGGCCATATGAGCGGTCTACGGACACTTCCTCATACTGCCGCTGTAACAAGTGTGGATTGGCACCCAACACTTCCCATCTTTATCACTGGCTCTGCTGACCACTCGGTTCGAGTCACATCCATTCTTTGA
- the LOC105044214 gene encoding uncharacterized protein isoform X1 yields MENMQYAEELLREFLIFRGFTNTLQAFERELSTDIGRSFQVDKVLDLIFSVYIPKYQADKLISLLNFFKQCFSSPSEVLLISTLSKLEVSILRYYIVHALQSGRQDKVVEFFGANGNYLLQKREDWMPWFGGSQFSFSFFLLSLSSSLLLSLRSCLAAIPYVKNPNLDPQFHVYFSKEWFDALLLSFRNFLSEIFNGTRIPALLKISTEKNTVKHLKNDIKQLNHKLSQLQALLETKEAEIFRLRNMSPAAQDSSMLQDTSSISDLSSENSSKDNGGNPRIKDFSEANTTVPSHLGERILGPNDVDSSGSSNVPQESKSELVSSSLGQPPFGNDEARDDLQISQAVAADSKRDMLREDEFPEIKVDFQETFLGHTSPISRCRFSASGTNIASASMDGTVRIWTYDSSTPTSRNATIYCGAEIMSLDWECRSDRLLLVGTADGGIKAWNVDAKRVVCDLSTTTEFPSVLDLKCSPVEPIFVSAAASRRHGSNKLDKVGFASLTVWNMKMWKAMTVLPLGEDPPAITSLCFNHNGKILAASAIDGMIHMFDMSAGLQITGWPAHDSAVSSVLFGPDETSIFSLGSDGKIFEWSLQNQGQVLWSRDCSRFCYPESLKICRHEIALDANGRRLLVTSGSVRSPIYQVQGHMSGLRTLPHTAAVTSVDWHPTLPIFITGSADHSVRVTSIL; encoded by the exons ATGGAGAACATGCAGTATGCTGAAGAACTTCTGAGGGAGTTTCTTATCTTCAGAGGTTTTACAAATACACTACAAGCTTTTGAAAGAGAGTTGTCTACTGATATTGGTAGAAGCTTTCAAGTTGACAAAGTCTTGGATTTAATCTTCTCAGTGTATATACCGAAATATCAAGCAGACAAATTAATTAGTCTGCTTAATTTCTTTAAGCAATGTTTCTCTTCACCTTCGGAGGTGCTTCTTATTTCTACATTGTCAAAACTGGAAGTGTCAATTTTACGATACTATATTGTTCATGCTTTACAATCTGGAAGGCAAGACAAAGTAGTTGAATTCTTTGGGGCAAATGGCAATTATTTGTTGCAAAAGCGTGAAGACTGGATGCCATGGTTTGGTGGGTCAcagttttccttttcttttttcctcctctcTTTATCAAGCTCTCTATTATTATCCTTAAGATCATGCCTTGCAGCTATTCCATATGTTAAGAACCCAAACTTGGATCCTCAGTTCCATGTATACTTTTCAAAGGAATGGTTCGATGCCTTGCTTCTCTCGTTCCGGAACTTTTTAAGTGAGATCTTCAATGGTACTC GCATCCCTGCTTTGTTAAAGATCAGCACAGAGAAGAATACTGTCAAACACCTTAAAAATGACATAAAGCAACTTAATCATAAGCTGTCACAACTCCAGGCACTGTTAGAGACCAAAGAGGCTGAGATATTCCGCCTGAGAAA CATGTCACCAGCAGCACAGGATTCTTCCATGCTTCAAGATACCAGCTCAATAAGTGATCTGTCTAGTGAGAATTCATCAAAGGATAATGGTGGAAATCCTCGAATAAAGGATTTCAGTGAGGCCAACACCACTGTTCCCTCTCATCTAGGAGAAAGGATATTAGGACCAAATGATGTGGATTCTTCAGGTTCCTCTAATGTTCCGCAGGAATCGAAGTCTGAACTTGTTTCAAGTTCCCTAGGTCAACCACCATTTGGAAATGATGAAGCCAGGGATGATCTTCAGATATCACAGGCAG TTGCTGCAGATAGCAAACGAGACATGCTGAGAGAAGATGAGTTTCCTGAAATTAAAGTGGATTTTCAG GAAACATTCTTAGGGCATACTAGTCCAATTTCTAGGTGTAGATTTTCTGCTTCTGGAACCAATATTGCAAGTGCTTCTATGGATGGCACTGTCAG GATCTGGACATATGACTCATCAACCCCGACATCCAGAAATGCTACTATATATTGTGGGGCCGAAATTATGTCACTTGATTGGGAATGCAGATCTGACCGTTTG CTGCTCGTAGGAACAGCTGATGGTGGCATCAAAGCTTGGAATGTTGATGCAAAAAGAGTTGTCTGTGATCTCAGCACTACAACAGAGTTTCCAAG TGTCTTGGATTTAAAGTGCAGCCCTGTGGAACCAATTTTTGTCTCTGCAGCTGCATCAAGACG GCATGGCTCTAATAAACTTGACAAAGTGGGATTCGCTTCTTTGACTGTATGGAATATGAAAATGTGGAAGGCCATG ACAGTCCTTCCTCTTGGTGAAGATCCACCAGCAATTACTTCACTCTGCTTCAATCATAATGGAAAAATTTTAGCGGCCTCTGCAATAGATGGAATGATTCACATGTTTG ACATGTCTGCTGGCCTACAAATCACAGGATGGCCTGCCCATGATTCAGCTGTGAGCTCAGTGCTATTTGGACCCGATGAGACAAGCATCTTCAGTTTAGGCTCTGATGGAAAG ATATTTGAATGGAGCTTGCAGAATCAAGGTCAGGTTCTTTGGTCGAGAGACTGCAGTAG GTTTTGCTATCCAGAGAGCTTGAAAATATGTAGGCATGAGATAGCTCTGGATGCTAATGGCAGGAGGTTGTTGGTGACATCGGGTTCGGTTAGATCCCCTATATACCAG GTGCAAGGCCATATGAGCGGTCTACGGACACTTCCTCATACTGCCGCTGTAACAAGTGTGGATTGGCACCCAACACTTCCCATCTTTATCACTGGCTCTGCTGACCACTCGGTTCGAGTCACATCCATTCTTTGA
- the LOC105044214 gene encoding uncharacterized protein isoform X4 yields the protein MENMQYAEELLREFLIFRGFTNTLQAFERELSTDIGRSFQVDKVLDLIFSVYIPKYQADKLISLLNFFKQCFSSPSEVLLISTLSKLEVSILRYYIVHALQSGRQDKVVEFFGANGNYLLQKREDWMPWFGGSQFSFSFFLLSLSSSLLLSLRSCLAAIPYVKNPNLDPQFHVYFSKEWFDALLLSFRNFLSEIFNGTRIPALLKISTEKNTVKHLKNDIKQLNHKLSQLQALLETKEAEIFRLRNMSPAAQDSSMLQDTSSISDLSSENSSKDNGGNPRIKDFSEANTTVPSHLGERILGPNDVDSSGSSNVPQESKSELVSSSLGQPPFGNDEARDDLQISQAVAADSKRDMLREDEFPEIKVDFQETFLGHTSPISRCRFSASGTNIASASMDGTVRIWTYDSSTPTSRNATIYCGAEIMSLDWECRSDRLLLVGTADGGIKAWNVDAKRVVCDLSTTTEFPSVLDLKCSPVEPIFVSAAASRRHGSNKLDKVGFASLTVWNMKMWKAMTVLPLGEDPPAITSLCFNHNGKILAASAIDGMIHMFGILI from the exons ATGGAGAACATGCAGTATGCTGAAGAACTTCTGAGGGAGTTTCTTATCTTCAGAGGTTTTACAAATACACTACAAGCTTTTGAAAGAGAGTTGTCTACTGATATTGGTAGAAGCTTTCAAGTTGACAAAGTCTTGGATTTAATCTTCTCAGTGTATATACCGAAATATCAAGCAGACAAATTAATTAGTCTGCTTAATTTCTTTAAGCAATGTTTCTCTTCACCTTCGGAGGTGCTTCTTATTTCTACATTGTCAAAACTGGAAGTGTCAATTTTACGATACTATATTGTTCATGCTTTACAATCTGGAAGGCAAGACAAAGTAGTTGAATTCTTTGGGGCAAATGGCAATTATTTGTTGCAAAAGCGTGAAGACTGGATGCCATGGTTTGGTGGGTCAcagttttccttttcttttttcctcctctcTTTATCAAGCTCTCTATTATTATCCTTAAGATCATGCCTTGCAGCTATTCCATATGTTAAGAACCCAAACTTGGATCCTCAGTTCCATGTATACTTTTCAAAGGAATGGTTCGATGCCTTGCTTCTCTCGTTCCGGAACTTTTTAAGTGAGATCTTCAATGGTACTC GCATCCCTGCTTTGTTAAAGATCAGCACAGAGAAGAATACTGTCAAACACCTTAAAAATGACATAAAGCAACTTAATCATAAGCTGTCACAACTCCAGGCACTGTTAGAGACCAAAGAGGCTGAGATATTCCGCCTGAGAAA CATGTCACCAGCAGCACAGGATTCTTCCATGCTTCAAGATACCAGCTCAATAAGTGATCTGTCTAGTGAGAATTCATCAAAGGATAATGGTGGAAATCCTCGAATAAAGGATTTCAGTGAGGCCAACACCACTGTTCCCTCTCATCTAGGAGAAAGGATATTAGGACCAAATGATGTGGATTCTTCAGGTTCCTCTAATGTTCCGCAGGAATCGAAGTCTGAACTTGTTTCAAGTTCCCTAGGTCAACCACCATTTGGAAATGATGAAGCCAGGGATGATCTTCAGATATCACAGGCAG TTGCTGCAGATAGCAAACGAGACATGCTGAGAGAAGATGAGTTTCCTGAAATTAAAGTGGATTTTCAG GAAACATTCTTAGGGCATACTAGTCCAATTTCTAGGTGTAGATTTTCTGCTTCTGGAACCAATATTGCAAGTGCTTCTATGGATGGCACTGTCAG GATCTGGACATATGACTCATCAACCCCGACATCCAGAAATGCTACTATATATTGTGGGGCCGAAATTATGTCACTTGATTGGGAATGCAGATCTGACCGTTTG CTGCTCGTAGGAACAGCTGATGGTGGCATCAAAGCTTGGAATGTTGATGCAAAAAGAGTTGTCTGTGATCTCAGCACTACAACAGAGTTTCCAAG TGTCTTGGATTTAAAGTGCAGCCCTGTGGAACCAATTTTTGTCTCTGCAGCTGCATCAAGACG GCATGGCTCTAATAAACTTGACAAAGTGGGATTCGCTTCTTTGACTGTATGGAATATGAAAATGTGGAAGGCCATG ACAGTCCTTCCTCTTGGTGAAGATCCACCAGCAATTACTTCACTCTGCTTCAATCATAATGGAAAAATTTTAGCGGCCTCTGCAATAGATGGAATGATTCACATGTTTGGTATCCTTATTT AA
- the LOC105044214 gene encoding uncharacterized protein isoform X5: MENMQYAEELLREFLIFRGFTNTLQAFERELSTDIGRSFQVDKVLDLIFSVYIPKYQADKLISLLNFFKQCFSSPSEVLLISTLSKLEVSILRYYIVHALQSGRQDKVVEFFGANGNYLLQKREDWMPWFGGSQFSFSFFLLSLSSSLLLSLRSCLAAIPYVKNPNLDPQFHVYFSKEWFDALLLSFRNFLSEIFNGTRIPALLKISTEKNTVKHLKNDIKQLNHKLSQLQALLETKEAEIFRLRNMSPAAQDSSMLQDTSSISDLSSENSSKDNGGNPRIKDFSEANTTVPSHLGERILGPNDVDSSGSSNVPQESKSELVSSSLGQPPFGNDEARDDLQISQAVAADSKRDMLREDEFPEIKVDFQETFLGHTSPISRCRFSASGTNIASASMDGTVRIWTYDSSTPTSRNATIYCGAEIMSLDWECRSDRLLLVGTADGGIKAWNVDAKRVVCDLSTTTEFPSVLDLKCSPVEPIFVSAAASRRHGSNKLDKVGFASLTVWNMKMWKAMSFLLVKIHQQLLHSASIIMEKF, translated from the exons ATGGAGAACATGCAGTATGCTGAAGAACTTCTGAGGGAGTTTCTTATCTTCAGAGGTTTTACAAATACACTACAAGCTTTTGAAAGAGAGTTGTCTACTGATATTGGTAGAAGCTTTCAAGTTGACAAAGTCTTGGATTTAATCTTCTCAGTGTATATACCGAAATATCAAGCAGACAAATTAATTAGTCTGCTTAATTTCTTTAAGCAATGTTTCTCTTCACCTTCGGAGGTGCTTCTTATTTCTACATTGTCAAAACTGGAAGTGTCAATTTTACGATACTATATTGTTCATGCTTTACAATCTGGAAGGCAAGACAAAGTAGTTGAATTCTTTGGGGCAAATGGCAATTATTTGTTGCAAAAGCGTGAAGACTGGATGCCATGGTTTGGTGGGTCAcagttttccttttcttttttcctcctctcTTTATCAAGCTCTCTATTATTATCCTTAAGATCATGCCTTGCAGCTATTCCATATGTTAAGAACCCAAACTTGGATCCTCAGTTCCATGTATACTTTTCAAAGGAATGGTTCGATGCCTTGCTTCTCTCGTTCCGGAACTTTTTAAGTGAGATCTTCAATGGTACTC GCATCCCTGCTTTGTTAAAGATCAGCACAGAGAAGAATACTGTCAAACACCTTAAAAATGACATAAAGCAACTTAATCATAAGCTGTCACAACTCCAGGCACTGTTAGAGACCAAAGAGGCTGAGATATTCCGCCTGAGAAA CATGTCACCAGCAGCACAGGATTCTTCCATGCTTCAAGATACCAGCTCAATAAGTGATCTGTCTAGTGAGAATTCATCAAAGGATAATGGTGGAAATCCTCGAATAAAGGATTTCAGTGAGGCCAACACCACTGTTCCCTCTCATCTAGGAGAAAGGATATTAGGACCAAATGATGTGGATTCTTCAGGTTCCTCTAATGTTCCGCAGGAATCGAAGTCTGAACTTGTTTCAAGTTCCCTAGGTCAACCACCATTTGGAAATGATGAAGCCAGGGATGATCTTCAGATATCACAGGCAG TTGCTGCAGATAGCAAACGAGACATGCTGAGAGAAGATGAGTTTCCTGAAATTAAAGTGGATTTTCAG GAAACATTCTTAGGGCATACTAGTCCAATTTCTAGGTGTAGATTTTCTGCTTCTGGAACCAATATTGCAAGTGCTTCTATGGATGGCACTGTCAG GATCTGGACATATGACTCATCAACCCCGACATCCAGAAATGCTACTATATATTGTGGGGCCGAAATTATGTCACTTGATTGGGAATGCAGATCTGACCGTTTG CTGCTCGTAGGAACAGCTGATGGTGGCATCAAAGCTTGGAATGTTGATGCAAAAAGAGTTGTCTGTGATCTCAGCACTACAACAGAGTTTCCAAG TGTCTTGGATTTAAAGTGCAGCCCTGTGGAACCAATTTTTGTCTCTGCAGCTGCATCAAGACG GCATGGCTCTAATAAACTTGACAAAGTGGGATTCGCTTCTTTGACTGTATGGAATATGAAAATGTGGAAGGCCATG TCCTTCCTCTTGGTGAAGATCCACCAGCAATTACTTCACTCTGCTTCAATCATAATGGAAAAATTTTAG